The genomic segment ggcaaaccaatttggctaccattatgtaaagagctagtgaaaccatctTGGACCGTTTTTTCAgtttttagaggccaatgcatggtcaaAATTCCTTCAGAAAATTGCTCTTTGCGATggaatagatccttacacactagtaaagaaggatttttctgatgatttgaaaaattatccatccattgagttccccgacatctccaactacttgatgctgcagacatcattctacacatacaaatagatgaaaacctggaagaccgTGGAGGtgtgcaactttttatatgtggctgggttaaagatttgtggatcaagacactacaagagaaatcctgtatcgtttatgcccgggtaagtaggcatttttgggctttttgtatgcgtCTTTGCAACGTTTGTGTGGACGTTATAAGTTTTAGTatcaagtgtaaacaaaccacagcagcTCAATTCTCAATACTCCCTGCTTCcagcaaacaattaaaaaaaaaaaacaattaaaacgGTTGCTAACGTGTGACACCAGTGCAAGAGGTTGATAAaattaattatctcattacaatggcacctgtcaaggggtgggatatattagacagcaagagaacagtcagttcttgaagctgatgtgctgcaagcaggaaaaatgggcaagtgtaaggatctgagcaactttgccaagggctaaattgtgattgcttagatgactgggtctgagcatctctaaaatgacacatcttgtggggtgttcccagtatgtagtggttagtgcctaccaaaatgatccaaggaaggacaaccggtgaactagtgacagggtcatgggtgtcgaagcctCACTGATTTGCAATGggtcacaaaggctagcccatatggtccaatcccacagaagagctactgtactgtagcttcatgccccatgcaaatcattgAGCCTTgaccacccatgaccctgttgccagttcactggttgtctttccttggaccactgcataccaggaacaccccacaagatgtgccattttggagatgctcagacccattcatctagccatcacaatttggcccttggcaaagtcattcagatccttacacctgtccattttttctgcttccaacacatcaacttcaagaactgactgttctcttgctgcctaatatatcccatcccttgacaggtgccattgtaatgagataatcagtgttattcacttcatcagtcagtggtcataatgttatggctgattggtgtatcctTTTTCCAATATTTTTGGTATTAGGTCAGCAAGTCTTCATGGCAAAATGtgattgtgtgtttgtgtgaaggTAGAGGTAGATGATAGACACTCTCATGCAGGAGGTCTGGTATCTGCAGGAAGCCGCGGCTCCTCCtgatccctgtgtgtgtgttggtgagtaagagagagaaagCACAAGAGGGAGAACAACTAATTCCTCATGGTGTGTGTATGCTCAAAGGATGCTAATCACTGATTCACCCTGGGTGTTTGTATGGTTGCATATTATATAAAAATGTGGATTAAGCACTAGCCTGCTGTCACTATGGCAAACTATTTACCTGTAATCCAGTTTACCAGACAAATAACTGTCATCTTTTGAGGGTGTTCTGGTATCAGTAGGGGTGGAAAATATGTCCTTGTCTCTAAAATCCAGTCACAAACATTCATGGGATGATTTCTATTTATTCATTTTCTAAAATTGTGACCTTTTTAACTTTCATTATTTCAATTGCATTTTGAATTCGTGCAGAGTATAGTATAGCTGTTTTGTTTGATATGTGATATACATTAAAGTTAATGCATTCTGCTAAATGTAATATACAATAAACCTTACATTTTAAATGTTTCAGTCATTGGGCTATACAATAGACTATTATTAATATCAATAAAGGCAGACCTGGGAGACACTGTTTTAGATCCTTTGACTTTTCTGCACTTTTGATCTTGTACACTGCCTATTTACTTTTCTCCGTTACAgcagagggggcagagagactAGCTGCAATGCGTTCTGATTCACTTGTGCCCGGCACTCACACTCCTCCCATTCGTCGGAGAAGTAAGCTAGCAAGCCTAGGACGACTCTTCAAGCCATGGAAATGGAGGAAGAAGAAAAGTGACAAGTTCAAACAAACATCTGcaggtatgtacacacacacacacacacacacacacacacacacacacacacacacacacacacattttaaataatcccACAAGCAATAGCTGAAAATCTCAAGGCACTTTTGTCATTTGTATTGTGTAACAGATTGTATTGTATACATTTCTTTAGTCTTAGAGAGAAAGATGTCCACACGGCAAAGCAGAGAGGAGTTGATCAAGAGAGGAGTGCTCAAGGAGGTCAACGAGAATGGTATTGACAAGCATATATCATAATAGTTGTACAAGGTCAAACCCTGACCCAAAAACTTCAATACTTTATGCACCATTGTTAGAGCATCAGTATGGTGCTAATGTTTTTCAGATTTTCTCTGGTCAGCTGTTTGTCTGTGTCTTTTTCTAGAGGAGCTAGCAGTGGAGAGTGAGCACATGTGCATGTCTGAGTTGGACAGACTGCCAGTTATTAGTCCTGTATCTGAATCCCAGGAAACAAATGGAGAAGCAACAGGTATTTACATCCAAAAGGTTATCAACTCATTGTCAGGAATTTCACTGTAACTGTCCTTTTACTTCCCAttaatgtacagtggatataaaaagtttacacaaACCCATTAAAATTGCAGTTATTGTCATGAAACAgaatgaaaccaagataaatcatgctggatctttttccacctttaactTGTGTGCACCCAAtgaaattcaagtgaaaaacagTTAAAAACTTAAAATAGCCCAGTTGCTCAAATCTGCACACCCCTTCACTAATACTTTATTATAGCACCTTTTGCTTAAAATACAAcactcagtctttttgggtaaaaGTCGACCATCTTTGCCCATCTTGATTTGTCAATTTTATTCCACTCTGCCTTAGAAAAATGCTCAGGGGGTGTCTCCTGTTCAAGTcattccacagattttcaataggatttagatctgggctctgactgaATCATCATCTTCTGAAAGATGACTTGGAGTTATGCTTTGGGTCTTTTATCATGGTGGAACCTGATATTTTTCTTCATCAGTTGTCTACCAGAGGCCTGCAGGGTTTTTGGCAGAATACATCCATGATTACCTCTGTCTTGACtaaagctcaagtcccagctgaaGAGAATCCACCTCATAgtacgatgctgccaccaccatgcttcaccgtgagcATGGTTtgatgatttattttattttatttatttattttttgggggaAGGTTAATaagctgtctttttttttcttttagaattATATCCAGAACATTCTACCTTGGTCTTTACCTTGGACCAGCACTTGCCAGATATTCCAAATTGATACCTTTTCATACTATTGTAAGCTTTTGCAGGCCATGGCTTCAGCAGTTGGATAAAAACAGGTGAGGGATAAATACATTGAACCTGAGTTTGATTGTGACTGGTTGATTCTAAGCATAGTCACATTCCCCATTATAAAAGCatgtgtacacttatgcaaccaggttattgtaattcctccccatgatttatcttggtttcatttttttaacATCACAAAAAATAGCAGTATTAACATGGGAAtgtaaactttttatatccactgtaacaaATCTGTAATTCATCTGCATTTATCTCCTActcttgtttttttctttactggTACAGAAACTCAGTTGTCAGGGGAAACAGGGGTGTGTCTAGCAGGCCACACCCCAAAGCCAATTCCATCCATGCCCCCTGTAAAAGGCATTCCACTACCAAGTGATGGCATGGACATCCCCCTTACCAAACCATTAGCTCTAAAGCAACCACCTGCCTTACCTCCGAAACCATATAGCAGAATACCTAACCATTTAACAGGTACATACCTGTTAAGCACATAATCacactttttctttctcttcgtcttcctgaaaccccccccccccccccacacacacacacacatgacttaCATTCTTTTCCCTCTCTTGCTCATTCACGCTTAATGTTTGATTTCTTTGTCGTTCTCTAGACCCTTTAGGAAAATTCTCCCCACCACTTCCCCCCAAAAAAGTGATGATCTGTGAGCCGGTGCCCTCTTTCCAGCTCAGATACCCACAGCCCTCAACCATGCACGCACACTCCCTAACCCACACACACCCTTTGCAGCATACCACACTCCCACTTTCCCTCCATCCCCCAAGTCGTATCATCGAGGAACTTAACAAAACTCTTGTGTTTACCATGCAGAGACTGAGTGAGAGGTGAGTGTGTGAGCTTTGGATTTGTGTTTGAGTATATAAGCTTTGCAAAGATTGTATTTTTCCTATATTTATTTTTCATACACCTGTTTAACATAAGACTTCTTgtaatttttctttctttcgtaCATTCTGCCTTGGTACATGCAACACTGCCCCCTAGTGCACACATTCATGTGTCAATCAGCCCTAACCGCTCTGCTTCATGGTGTGCAGTTCTGTACTGCAGGCTGTACCATCAGTGCAAATGGAGAGTGAAGAGGAGAAAGAGAACAGAGATGCAACGCACCAAATTCTGCCAAACGTTCACACTTTCAACACACATCCCACCAACACACGCATGTACATCCCACCCACCCatgaagatgaggaggaggaagaagaagaggaagatgaTGACTCCTTATTTACAAGTATGTGACTCCTTTCTGTCAGGCACTGACACTGATTCAAGTCCAAATTTTAGTTTATGGAAATAATACACGTATTTATTGAGTAGTAACTCGCCCTAAAGCCATGTACGTCCAAACAAATTAACGTTTGCATAGTCGCATAATATTGTACAATAGCCTTCAAACAAACAGAAACATAACTTTATAGGCTTTTGTACCTTTTGTAGTAAAAACCTATGTACACTTTCAAAAATGTAGATTCTTTTATGCCATCTTTGTTAGACATGTTTACATGTAGGTCCAAATAATTttgaaatattattaaaaaaaatccacttttggaATACTTAAAAACAAACCCTAAATCCAAGATATAGACATGACATAGTTTAACCTTGAACAACACTAAACGTTTttccaaattctcatctcatctcattatctctagccgctttatcctgttctacagggtcgcaggcaagctggagcctatcccagctgactacgggcgaaaggcggggtacaccctggacaagtcgccaggtcatcacagggctgacacatagacacagacaaccattcacactcacattcacacctacggccaatttagagtcaccagttaacctaacctgcatgtctttggactgtggaggaaaccggagcacccggaggaaacccacacggacatggggagaacatgcaaacgccacacagaaaggccctcgccggccacggggctcgaactcggaccttcttgctgtgaggcgacagcgctaaccactacaccaccatgtcgccccttTTTCCAAATTTATTTTGATAATTTGAATGAATAAAATAGTCtgaaaattctgttgcttttaacATCCAAGTATGTATGTTTTGGGAATtcttaaatattaaatatgtttAATAATTTCAAATCTGggcatcatggtggtgtagtggttagcactgttgcctcacagcaagaaggttctgggttcgagcccagtggccaacaggggcctttctgtgtggagtttgcatgttcttcctgtgtctgcatgggtttcctctgggtgctccggtttcccccacagtccaaagacatgcaggttaggctaactggtggctctaaattgaccgtaggtgtgaatgtgagtgtgaatggttgtttgtctctatgtgtcagccctgcaatgacctggtgacttgtccagagtgtaccctgcctcttgcccatactcagctgggatagcctctagcttgcccgcgaccctgctcaggataagcggttacagataatggatggatggaatttcaaATCAGATAATTTTGTCTTTGAGATAGAAAAGGAAAGAGTCCTGATCTTGTCCTGATTTTAAATACTACTTTAAAATCACGTTAAAGCTCACTTTGTAATTGTAGATCCTAATATGTGGTGGAAAAACATTGCAAAAATATCAAAACTTTTAgaatgttcttcttcttcttgttataGCTTCCCAATATTCCCAATAGTATTCCTAACTCTTTTGTTTCTTTTCAAACCCCTGAAAAGTCATGCCTCCCACTTTGTCAAAAATACCAAATTCTAAATTAGCTCAGTTTAACGCTAAAATTAGCGATATTGATTGGAGTCATGAATTGTCACTTGAAAACCCAGAACAAACTTTAGCACAATTCTATACCAGAGTGGAGATGAtgcgtttaaaaaaataataaaaaatcactACTGGCTTCAAGATACGTCCTCGGCACAGTAAATTACCCTGGATAAACTCTGAATTATTGCAACTCATCAAACAAAAGACTTCTCTTAAAACATATAgatcaaacaaaacaccagagagTAAAACGAATTTCATACAGATTAGAAATAAATGTAATACTGAACTGCGTAAGGCTAAGGTGGTCTACTTCCAGCAAAAAAATTATTCAAGCTGCTTCTAATCCAAAAGCATTATGACAAACAGTCATCACTGGTGAAAACGAGGAGAAAAAGAATGTCAGTATTCAGATTCTCCTtcaacagtgtgggaaataaggctggaCCGGCGGACATTGACCGGTAATTTCTGCATTagtctgtctgtatttcaaaagtatcaaaccggatggcccatgaaaaattataAAGGTATGGGTCTAACctgcttctaattttcttccaaatgttacagtgGGCGAATACATTGTCGTAACACAGCCTGTGATTGGCTGATAACAGACGCTCTCAATGTCACCTCTCATCAGTGAGTAGCAGGTCCGgtgccatgggggggcgaaagggggcgtcgccccctcgtggctacagccccgccccctcaacggagactcagatcacttaattgttttctaaaggcccggtcccactgcacttacggatgcaaagaggatgtaaaacgtaaaaaaatctttgccatccgttggaaaacgctatgcatccgttgtgtactcattgcatacgtgcttcatacgctctatccatcgagcatccgtccactgtgatttcatccgcgcaaaaagttttgagctgcacaaaacttttagaacggatgaactttccactgtgtacgatgtaaatccgcgacatgtacgagcaacaaacgttctatgtccgttatcatccgttaaacgtctgctgtatcctctctgcatcctctgggcatcctcgcaactcacatccgctgcagctgaaaacggaaagagggaggaaagataaggtacatgaaacgtctattcatcgttagtagcacggaaatagaaaggatgtaagcgtatgcatctcgtatataaagtattcaaaacggacaaagcgtttatatctgggatgtatctcgtatatttaggatgtctggagtatgtctagagtatgtagaaggacacctagcggacaatcgatattttgtataaaaagggggagaaaatcatctagtagtagagatgtatcgatgtagcggccagcacgtctttccgctttatgctgacggcgtgcgtgctgcatccctttatatccgtggagcagacgcaattcataccccccgcatgcgcagtgaacggtctgcatccgatatacatccgcgcaacatcccctttgtttctgtTAGGCGTacttgatgcatccccttcatctgctatgcatccgctctttctgctatgcgtccgcttctcagttatcaccggtaaccccttcggagctgtcatccacttccatccgctttcatccgctaggcttcctatgaacatgcgtttaacattcccgctatatactacccacgtccgttcttttccgttctgttttcgcaaattttcgccaattttgtccatttctggagcggatgaaaacggatagagccacccccgaaattttgctcgtccgctgtgtcctttttgcatacgttttgtgtccatcggccagtgggaccgggcctttatgaaaatataatgtattatagacgtattaataatttgcattttcaaatacgaaatattaagtggttgagcattgcacaaaaatacatttcacataaatcactactaaaactggcacggtagaacaaatctgattggttgttatgattcttacgttgcaatcgtagaattcaactgtattaaggtaggattatttcaaaaagcctgaatttaatattaacactgttttagacatatgtatcaatcctaactactcgggactactagttattgtgggtgtatgtgtgaaatgctgacacagccgcgcacacacagacctgtgataaggacaagggtcgtgcgggcgggcaggggttttacatgcacacttacaagtgcactgtctctgcaatatcctgtaatatgcagtcagtttacgggagtagtctttccccctccgaattaaacgaattcaatcacaatattgtgaatccattttctttctttgtagactaagtttatctccgtttatgttggtgtatgtgttcatatatggtccgctttgtgcgcaaatagcgtaagaatatgtgtcattgacgtcacccccccccatgcagcgggggtgaaaattcatcacttcagagtgtttagtcccctacacgcctaaactgggatcgcggattaagtggttagcgttgactcggtgcgagtcaggaaggctattactggtgcagccgcgtctgttgatttttttttaaattatgattttggccgccgagccaagtacctaggccttagacttgcattgacgttttgttttcatgccgcggagctatttgtatgtatttgaaatgtaaaggacttgcctgtaggtttgtgtgtgttgttttatgtttggcatctttccggttgtaacgcgtgtctgtgagaaaatcggaggggagggttaacaggtgggcacgggtgttgataaagcgcaactgccctggtaatatatcacatgattttcccggactaaagcaaccttcggggccgtggttttgtggttggcgcagttaattgtttgaaacacgttgtcagaccgccatcactactacacactatgaaaaatatttgcccacttgcgatttctaattgcccccttagtaaactgttcctggcgccgggcctggtgaGTAGGAATGCATTCTGGCATGACACCACATGACactgttatcagctgggtaggtttaccactaatgttaaaagaaaatagactaTTACTGGTTTTGAaccctgacaaagtgttttttccatcatattttaaccctctggggtcaagagcttctctggtgaagctcggcaggtttagaatgagtatgtcatggatttagataaatatcttcacgagtttttaatcatacaagcatgataaacatattgacagaaactttagaatttacactttcctatgtgcctactaccaaataatattatagtttttaaatgacctaaattagatgaaacataaaacttgtcaccttactcagtcacaccagagtcagagcactgagcgcccaattacacattcataaaagactattcccaTGGTAAGGGCATGCTAATCACTGTCattctttcggtttcgattggtttctattTTGCggtgttttcttctattttctaagttttagtccagcagattttagtctcaaTGTCAAATGATATTACCATGAGATGAGAGTTATTTTAAAAGTCAtctcagggttcccgcgggtccttaaaaagtcttaaatacaactttcggttttcaaggccgaaaaacgtcttaaattgtttggaatcattactacttatgaattagtgattaataagtactagggattattaaatgttataaaattaagttattaattattacaaataattattaaaaagtagtaattggtagaatacaaacaaatactcatggattatagataattttttaaaatagtgaacattgatttaaaataactatactactactactactactaataataataagcaataatactactagtaatacttgtaaatgtttattattattattatcagttcaattgttatcagtgttcactattaaaaacaaattattatctagaatccatgaataattgtttgcatcactactactaataataattactacttttttaataataattttaactaatcttataactcaatttttatagcattttaataatcactacttattatttattagtataatttagtagttgataataataattgctacttattaaattacattttgataatcactgcttattagttaagtagtaattaataattctgaattataattgctactctattattaattaatatagctaataagtagtgatttattaaaatgttataaaattgagttaattttttttaaattattattaaaaaagcattattattagtagtagtacaaccccgattccaaaaaagttgggacaaagtacaaattgtaaataaaaatggaatgcaataatttacaaatctcaaaaactgatattgtattcacaatagaacacagacaacatatcaaatgtcgaaagtgagacattttgaaatttcatgccaaatattggctcattttaaatttcatgacagcaacacatctcaaaaaagttgggacaggggcaataagaggctggaaaagttaaaggtacaaaaaaggaacagctggaggaccaaattgcaactcattaggccaattggcaataggtcattaacatgactgggtataaaaagagcatcttggagtggcagcggctctcggaagtaaagatgggaagaggatcaccaatccccctaattctgcgccgacaaatagtggagcaatatcagaaaggagttcgacagtgtaaaattgcaaagagtttgaacatatcatctacagtacataatatcaacagattcagagaatctggaagaatctctgtgcgtaagggtcaaggccggaaaaccatactgggtgcccgtaatcttcgggcccttagacagcactgcatcacatacaggcatgcttctgtattggaaatcacaaaatgggctcaggaatatttccagagaacattatctgtgaacacaattcaccgtgccatccgccgttgccagctaaaactctatagttcaaagaagaagccatatctaaacatgatccagaagcacagacgtcttctctgggccgaggctcatttaaaatggactgtggcaaagtggaaaacagttctgtagtcagacgaatcaaaatttgaagttctttatggaaagcagggacgccgtgtcattcggactaaagaggagaaggacgacccgagttatcagcgctcagttcagaagcctgcatctctgatggtatggggttgcattagtgcgtgtggcatgggcagcttacacatctggaaagacaccatcaatgctgaaaggtatatccaggttctagagcaacatatgctcccatccagacgatgtctctttcagggaagaccttgcattttccaacatgacaatgccaaaccacatactgcatcaattatagcatcatggctgcgtagaagaagggtctgggtactgaactggccagcctgcagtccagatctttcaccctagaaaacatttggtgcatcataaaatggaagatacgacaaaaaagacctaagacagttgagcagctagaatcgtacattagacaagaatgg from the Neoarius graeffei isolate fNeoGra1 chromosome 2, fNeoGra1.pri, whole genome shotgun sequence genome contains:
- the phactr1 gene encoding phosphatase and actin regulator 1 — encoded protein: MRSDSLVPGTHTPPIRRRSKLASLGRLFKPWKWRKKKSDKFKQTSAVLERKMSTRQSREELIKRGVLKEVNENEELAVESEHMCMSELDRLPVISPVSESQETNGEATETQLSGETGVCLAGHTPKPIPSMPPVKGIPLPSDGMDIPLTKPLALKQPPALPPKPYSRIPNHLTDPLGKFSPPLPPKKVMICEPVPSFQLRYPQPSTMHAHSLTHTHPLQHTTLPLSLHPPSRIIEELNKTLVFTMQRLSESSVLQAVPSVQMESEEEKENRDATHQILPNVHTFNTHPTNTRMYIPPTHEDEEEEEEEEDDDSLFTSSLALRILRKDSLAIKLSNRPSKRELEDKNILPMLTDQERLECRQQIGTKLTRRLSQRPTAEELEQRNILKPRNEQEELEEKRELKKRLSRKLSQRPTVEELREAKILIRFSDYVEVAEAQDYDRRADKPWTRLTAADKAAIRKELNEFKSTEMEVHESSRHLTRFHRP